The DNA sequence TACGGGGGCTCACGGTGGAGGCCTTCCGGAGAGAGTTCCTTGCCCTGCAGTTACCGGATGACGCATATTCGCCGAATGCCCTCATTGATGTGAACGAGCTGGGAATGCCGGCTCCTGATCTGAGCCCGGGTTTTAGCCCGGGAATTTCCCTTAGCCCCACAGAATTGCTGCAGCGCGTACCGTTTATCCAGAAAGCCCTCCGCAGGAAACGAGCCAGGGATATCAGCGAAGACCCTGATGTTTCCATCCCTGAAATGAAGTAAATTATGCGGATAGACATCGTTACCGTACTCCCCGGCTTACTTGAAAGCCCCTTTTCCCATTCCATCCTTCAGCGCGCCCGTAATAAGGGCCTGGCGGAGATCCATGTTCATAATCTCCGCGACTATTCCGGGAATAAACATAAAAGCGTGGACGATTACCCCTACGGGGGAGGCGCGGGCATGGTCATGTCGGTGATCCCTTTTGCAAATTGCATCGATCACCTGCAGAAGGAAAGGTCTTATGATGAAATTATTTTTATGTCGCCGGACGGAGAATTGCTTGAACAGCCGCTGGCCAACACCCTTTCATTAAAGAAGAACCTGCTCATTCTCTGCGGGCATTATAAGGGAATTGATGAGCGGATACGCGAACATTACGTTACCCGCGAGATCTCTATTGGGAATTACGTGCTTTCGGGCGGTGAATTACCCGCTGCCGTACTGGTGGACGCCGTTGTCCGCCTGCTTCCCGGGGTGCTTTCGGACGAAACATCCGCACTGTCTGATTCTTTTCAGAACGGCCTGGTAGACGCCCCCTCCTACACACGGCCCGCCGATTTCCGCGGCTGGAAGGTACCCGATATCCTGCTGAGCGGTAACACGCCGGAAATAGATAAATGGCGCTTTGAGCAATCCCTGGAACGTACCCGCAGCCGCCGACCCGATATGCTCAAATAATTTTTTGTATTCATAAAAATTCCCTACATTTGCCCTCCGATTCAAAGAGCAGTAATCATGGATTTAATAAAATTTGTCGAAGATAAGGAAACACAGAACGAGCTACCGGCTTTTCGTGCCGGCGACAACGTTTCTGTACATTATAAGATTACGGAAGGGAGCAAGGAGCGTACCCAGGTTTACCAGGGAGTGGTAATTCAGCTTAACAGCACCGGCGCCAACAAAACCTTTACCGTACGCAAGGTTTCCAACAGCATCGGCGTGGAACGTATCTTTCCCGTTAATTCACCAAGCATTCTTAAAGTGGAAGTGAACAGCCGCGGTGCAGTTCGCAGGTCTAAACTTTATTACCTGCGTCAGCTTACCGGCAAGAAAGCCCGCATCAAGGAGAAGCGATAAGCTCCTTACAAGATTTTTAAAAACCCTGTGTACCCCTTCCGGTCCGCAGGGTTTTTTTATTTATATCTTTGAGGCTTTAAAGCGCTTCGGTAAATGGAACAGCATTTCTGGGAACGCCCCTTTTTAGGTGCCAGCATAACGGAATACCTGGTCTTCGCGGGGACCATCCTGCTCGCCTGGTTCCTGAAGCACCTGGCGGCACTCATTATCACCCGAATTATTTACGGGTTCCTGCGCCGCTTTGCGGATAATATTCGCTACAGGGAGTTCCGGGACATCATGACCCGTTCGATTGAGCTGTTTCTTTTTATTTTCGCGGCCTTTTTTGCCTTCAACCGGCTTGATCACCCGCTGTTCAGCCTGCAGCTGTTCAGGCAGCGCATAGGGCTCGAAACGGGGACCGACCCCTGGAGCATCAGCATCGGGCAATTGCTGGAAAAGGCCTTTGTGATCGCCCTCTTTCTCCAGCTCACCCTGATCCTGATCAAACTTCTCGAATTCATCAGCCTGGTCTGGACGCACCGGCTGGCAAGGAACGGGCAACAGGTGGACAGCCAGCTGATCCCCTTTTTAAAAGACGCTCTTCGTACACTTACCATCATCCTGGGGGTTTTCTTTATCCTGGCGGTGATCTTCGGCTTTAAGACCATTGCGGCGCTGGTCGCAGGGATCAGCTTCGGTACTATTTT is a window from the Anseongella ginsenosidimutans genome containing:
- the rplS gene encoding 50S ribosomal protein L19 — protein: MDLIKFVEDKETQNELPAFRAGDNVSVHYKITEGSKERTQVYQGVVIQLNSTGANKTFTVRKVSNSIGVERIFPVNSPSILKVEVNSRGAVRRSKLYYLRQLTGKKARIKEKR
- the trmD gene encoding tRNA (guanosine(37)-N1)-methyltransferase TrmD, coding for MRIDIVTVLPGLLESPFSHSILQRARNKGLAEIHVHNLRDYSGNKHKSVDDYPYGGGAGMVMSVIPFANCIDHLQKERSYDEIIFMSPDGELLEQPLANTLSLKKNLLILCGHYKGIDERIREHYVTREISIGNYVLSGGELPAAVLVDAVVRLLPGVLSDETSALSDSFQNGLVDAPSYTRPADFRGWKVPDILLSGNTPEIDKWRFEQSLERTRSRRPDMLK
- a CDS encoding mechanosensitive ion channel family protein, whose translation is MEQHFWERPFLGASITEYLVFAGTILLAWFLKHLAALIITRIIYGFLRRFADNIRYREFRDIMTRSIELFLFIFAAFFAFNRLDHPLFSLQLFRQRIGLETGTDPWSISIGQLLEKAFVIALFLQLTLILIKLLEFISLVWTHRLARNGQQVDSQLIPFLKDALRTLTIILGVFFILAVIFGFKTIAALVAGISFGTILLALSAKETVENLFGSFTIFLDKPFRTGDYVKVDTVEGTVERVGFRSTRIITPDTSLVTLPNKKMIDGITENLSYRSHVRIRFNLQIAFDTPAGVLERVSSRVNAYFSSHPDLREDSLVHFETFGENAFQLNVSYYIRVLPMKKLAAQRESVNLRIVEIVEEQGATLAGKDTPLIRAGRTGGKQDNRQ